From Sinorhizobium fredii:
GGCAATGACCCGCCCACAGCGAGGGATCACCATTTTTTACTCGAAGCCATACCAGACTAATCCGCAACAATTCCGAAGGGCCGGCCTTTCTTCGCCCGTTACCTTCTCGGCCATGTATGGCATCTATTGCATTTGGGCAGAAGAACCGGTCGGAAGCATTGTTAGCGAGGTCGCAATGTGGGAACCTCCGAACCATTTTGATGAGCAGGCGCCACCGCTTGATTTGATCTATCTCGGCAAGCGCGCTCAAAGAGCCCCCAATCGATGCCAGCAGTGAGCGGGGCACTATGGATTCTCATATAATCTTAAGGGCGAGCCAATTGGTTGGATCGATTCTTGCCCTGTTCGGCTCGGTGTTATTGGCTGTCGCGCCGCCTCTACCTGGCTCGGTCTGCGGTGGTCCTGGCAGCGAGGAAACCAACGGCTATCTTGCATCCGTCATTGTTTTGGCTCTGACCCTCGTCATTTTTGCCGCGACAGGCCAGCGCCGGACAAGGGCGCGTCAACGCAATTGGTTCATCCTTGCGTTGTGGCTGTTTGGGGCCTCGATCATTCTGACGCCCACCTATATTGTTGTTCGCCAAAGCCTGACAGCGCCCGTCATTGACGCTGCTCTCGGATCCGCAGCCAACAGGGCTGTGATCGGACTCTGGACGAATGCCGAAAGCCTCAAGAAGGCTCGGCATCGCGGCTTTAACAGCAGTACCGCGATGATAAGATTCTTTGGATGTGAGGCTGTCGTTCCTGAACTGTGGACGTTGCAGGCGGTCGTTGTTTCCTATCTCCTGCTCATGACGCTTTATCTTGCATGCCTGCTGGCGATCGTCACATGCCTGCTATCGATTAGCGAAGGTGTTTTCGGCCAGTTTCAGCACCTGTGATAGGCCTTTAGAGTGATCGCTTTCACGCCCCGAATCAGAATTGCAAATTCCACCATTCATGGCGTCAAAGGCGGAACGGCGGCGACGTGCACGAGCTTGTGTTGTCGGTGCCGGATGGCTATGTCACGCGCATCGGTGCGGCTGTGGCCATTCTCTTTGCCGATTCCGATGAAGCCGCCCCTCCGAGATGATTGAGCCCCCCGTTTCCGGGATGATCTCGCCCCCTGTTTAGTGGGGTCTGCAGGCGATGATTATCGTCAGTTCATTCAGGCGAGGTGTCAAGCTTTGCGCGGTAGATTTCGGCGCAGACTATCGCCGCTCAATTCGATGCGGTGGGCATTGTGGACCAACCTGTCGAGTATGGCATCGGCATAGGGTGAGCCTCCGGTGAGCCGGTTTAGGTTAGGTGGGGAATTCGCGCAAGTTACGACACAGAGGTTTCATTTGTGACGTAACAAGGTATGTATGGCCAAGGGTTGAGATTCTGACGGGTGCCGAGCGACAACGTCGATGGTCCACAGAACTGTAGCTTTCGATATTGCAAGAAGCTTTCGGCGTAGATGGTACCGTTTCGGATGTACCACGCCGGCACGACGTTCTTCCGCAGCAGATTTATCCCTGGCGAAAGAAGTTCTCGCCACCCGAATTGAAATCTCCAGAGACCGCATCGTTCATCCCGGTGTCGCTTATCGGGGCGTCGGAGAGCGTCAGCGACGGTTCCAAGAGGAGCGGTGCTCGGTCGAGGTGCAAAGACGTTGAAATCGTCCTGAGGAATGGCCGCTACTGAGAATTGCCGCTGACATGGATCTCGAGTTGTTATCGGCGCTGGCCGCCTGTGTGGAGGCAGCCTAGACTAGTCGAAACGGTCATAAAGGAGGCGCCGGCGTCTGGCGCGATCTTCGGATTGCGCGGCAAACGCGCGGATCGGATTAAGCTTCTATGGTGGGATGGCCAAGGGTACTGCCTGTTCTACATACTTTCCCTGGCCAACGGCGAAGGATGGCGTGGCACACCTGACACAGGCCCAGCTTTCCATGCTCGTTGAGGGGATCGATTGGCGCCGACCGGCGTGGACTTCGGCTCCTGGCCGAACGGGATAAGACCCTTATTTTGCAGGTAATTCCGGGCAAATTGCTGGCGGTTCACGCGCAAATCAGCTACGTTTTATGGCATGGAAACAACGCGGCTGTGTGATGGCACGCTCGAGGTTCATCTATACGCTTAAAGAAGTCGCCGGCATGATCGGCGAGAACCTCGAATTAATCGAGGAGGTGACCGCCAACTCGGACAATATCGCCGAGGGCGAACTGGTTTATGTCCGCGATGGCAGTGAAGATGGCACAAAAGGCCTGACCGAAAATGGAATTGACGACCTTCAAGCTCTTCTCGCCGACATACGGACGTGGGATGGTGGAATCCGCCAGTTCCTGGTCGATGAACAATGCGATGCCGAGATGATCGAGCGCGTCATGGCAGATGAGGTGAAGCGCGTCCTATAGCTTCGGCCGCTCGAGCAAGCGAAAATGCTTTCGCCGGACGCTCACCAAAGAACCGGACGAGCGCCTCGAGATCAGCCTTCTCTTTGTGAAGGCAGCCGCAGTCAGACGCTTTCCGATCAGTTGCGTAGTGATCATAATGGCGGAGGCCGCCAACCTTCGCAACAACGTCGATGCGCTCGCCGCCAAGTGGAAACGTCGTTCACGCAAAAAAGCCTGAACCTGCGGCCCTCGCCGAATGCTTACGCTCCTTCAGCACCGCGATAATCTTCTCTTCCGTAAATCTCTGCTTCGTAAGCGCGATTTTCTCCGCACCTTTTGCCATTGAGTGCTGTCATGCATGAGGTGTCCACTTAACGGAGGTGGACACCAAGTGATTGAGCACGATGAACAGAAACTGGCGGTGAGGCGCGTTTTGCGCAACAGACGCCGACGTTACGATGCGGCATCGAAGGAGCGCCTCGTTGCGGCCTGCCTTGAGCCCGGCGTGTCGGTATCGAGACTTGCGCTCGAGCATGGGATCAACGCTAACCTCCTTCGGAAATGGATAAAGAACGCCAAGGAGGCCGGCACTCTGCCGCCATCTTCAACATCTGCGTTTATTCCGGTTGTCGCCGCGGATCGCCGCCTGCCGATGCAGAGCAGGTCGTTGGATATGCTTGCCACGCGTGGTGAAGAGCGCCCGGCGAAACCGGAGAGGATGGACCCTTCGTTCTCTCCAGCGAAGGTGAGCGCATCACTGCCGAACGGCGTGAGGCTGACGCTGGAATGCGGTGATGCGAATGCGTTGGCGGCGATAATCGGAGCGTTGGGTGATGTTCAAGCTGGGCGCTGACCTTCAGGTCTA
This genomic window contains:
- a CDS encoding transposase, producing MQEAFGVDGTVSDVPRRHDVLPQQIYPWRKKFSPPELKSPETASFIPVSLIGASESVSDGSKRSGARSRCKDVEIVLRNGRY
- the tnpB gene encoding IS66 family insertion sequence element accessory protein TnpB, which gives rise to MWRQPRLVETVIKEAPASGAIFGLRGKRADRIKLLWWDGQGYCLFYILSLANGEGWRGTPDTGPAFHAR
- the tnpA gene encoding IS66-like element accessory protein TnpA, whose amino-acid sequence is MEHDEQKLAVRRVLRNRRRRYDAASKERLVAACLEPGVSVSRLALEHGINANLLRKWIKNAKEAGTLPPSSTSAFIPVVAADRRLPMQSRSLDMLATRGEERPAKPERMDPSFSPAKVSASLPNGVRLTLECGDANALAAIIGALGDVQAGR